In the genome of Syngnathoides biaculeatus isolate LvHL_M chromosome 14, ASM1980259v1, whole genome shotgun sequence, one region contains:
- the LOC133512378 gene encoding trace amine-associated receptor 13c-like: protein MDNRSVKTEGLLYSCFSMETGDQSDLCFPEQANTSCRKPSSDVSDGVLFSVLLSVECILTVLLNLLVIISISHFRQLHTPTNLLLLSLAVSDLLVGLVAMPGEIYMRISCWFLGDIACSLWNYVTFTAASSSVVNMVLISADRYFAICDPLHYNIKVTVKRIQLCVYLSWVAALLHCGLVLKDQLGRPGMYNSCRGECVIGFEVYGGILDLVVNFVLPLSIIITLYLRVFVVAVSQARAMRSHVTCVKLQHSAPSRAKSSELKAARTLGVLILVFLVCLCPYYIVSLVGENENLGFVAKFVLYLYDVNSCLNPLIYALFYPWFRKAVKHIVTLRILQPASREANIL, encoded by the exons ATGGACAACAGATCGGTGAAGACAGAAGGCCTTCTGTACTCCTGCTTTTCCATGGAGACCGGCGACCAATCTGATCTCTGCTTTCCAGAGCAGGCCAACACTTCCTGCAGGAAGCCCTCATCTGACGTTTCTGATGGTGTTCTTTTCAGTGTCCTGCTGTCCGTTGAATGCATCCTAACTGTGCTGCTCAACCTGCTCGTCATCATCtcaatctcccacttcag GCAGCTCCACACCCCCaccaacctcctcctcctctccctcgCAGTTTCTGACTTGCTGGTGGGCTTGGTGGCAATGCCAGGTGAGATCTACATGAGAATATCTTGCTGGTTTCTCGGTGACATTGCCTGTTCTCTGTGGAACTATGTGACTTTCACAGCAGCATCCTCTTCGGTCGTAAACATGGTCCTGATATCGGCTGACCGATATTTCGCTATTTGCGATCCTCTGCATTATAACATCAAAGTCACCGTGAAAAGAATTCAACTTTGTGTTTATCTCTCATGGGTGGCAGCTCTTCTACACTGTGGCCTCGTTTTAAAGGATCAATTAGGTCGTCCTGGAATGTACAACTCATGCCGCGGCGAGTGTGTCATTGGTTTTGAGGTTTACGGAGGCATTCTGGACCTCGttgtaaactttgtccttcctcTCAGCATCATCATCACGCTGTACCTGAGAGTGTTTGTGGTCGCTGTTTCTCAGGCACGGGCCATGCGCTCCCATGTTACATGTGTCAAATTACAACATTCTGCCCCTTCCAGAGCAAAGTCATCCGAGTTGAAGGCAGCCAGGACTCTCGGTGTTCTCATTCTGGTCTTTCTAGTGTGTTTATGTCCGTATTATATTGTCAGTCTGGTGGGTGAAAATGAGAATTTGGGCTTCGTGGCAAAATTTGTTCTGTATTTGTATGATGTCAACTCATGTTTGAACCCCTTAATATACGCCCTTTTTTACCCCTGGTTTAGAAAAGCTGTCAAGCACATTGTCACTCTTCGCATTCTGCAGCCTGCCTCCCGTGAGGCCAACATACTGTAG
- the LOC133512390 gene encoding trace amine-associated receptor 13c-like, whose amino-acid sequence METGDQSDLCFPQQANTSCRKPSSDGSDGVLFSVLLSVECILTVLLNLLVIISISHFRQLHTPTNLLLLSLAVSDLLVGLVAMPGEIYVRISCWFLGDIACSLWSYTTFTAASSSVGNMDQLGHPGMYNSCRGECVIGFEVYAGILDLVINFVLPLSIIITLNVRVFVVAVSQARAMRSHVKCVKLQHSAPSRAKSSELKAAGTLGVLVLVFLVCFCPYYIVSLVTENENLGFVAKFVLYLYDVNSCLNPLIYALFYPWFRKAVKHIVTLRILQPASREANIL is encoded by the exons ATGGAGACCGGCGACCAATCGGATCTCTGCTTTCCACAGCAGGCCAACACTTCCTGCAGGAAGCCCTCATCTGACGGTTCTGATGGTGTTCTTTTCAGTGTCCTGCTGTCCGTTGAATGCATCCTAACTGTGCTGCTCAACCTGCTCGTCATCATCtcaatctcccacttcag GCAGCTCCACACCCCGaccaacctcctcctcctctcccttgCCGTCTCTGACTTGCTGGTGGGCTTGGTGGCAATGCCAGGTGAGATCTACGTGAGGATATCCTGCTGGTTTCTCGGTGACATTGCCTGTTCTCTCTGGAGTTACACGACTTTCACTGCAGCATCCTCCTCGGTCGGAAACATG GACCAGTTGGGTCATCCTGGAATGTACAACTCATGccgcggagagtgcgtcatcggTTTCGAGGTTTACGCAGGCATTCTGGACCTCGTCATAaactttgttcttcctctcagcatcatcatcacacTGAACGTGAGAGTGTTTGTGGTCGCAGTTTCTCAGGCACGAGCCATGCGCTCTCATgttaaatgtgtcaaattaCAACATTCTGCCCCTTCCAGAGCAAAATCATCCGAGTTGAAGGCGGCCGGGACTCTCGGTGTTCTCGTTCTGGTTTTTCTGGTGTGTTTCTGTCCATATTATATTGTCAGTCTGGTGACTGAAAATGAGAATTTGGGCTTCGTGGCAAAATTTGTTCTTTATTTGTATGATGTCAACTCATGTTTGAACCCCTTAATATATGCCCTTTTTTACCCGTGGTTTAGAAAAGCTGTCAAACATATTGTCACTCTTCGCATTCTGCAGCCTGCCTCCCGTGAGGCTAACATCCTGTAG